The DNA window CAGTTCTACCGGGACCGCCGGCCGGACGCCTACGGGGACCTGGTGCGGCCATGAGCAAGCTGATCAAGGGCGGGACGGTCGTCGGGCCGACCGGCGCGATCCTGGCCGACGTGCTGATCGACGGCGAGACGATCGCGGCGATCTACGCGCCGGGCCGCGGCCCCGAGGGGGTGGAGACGATCGACGCGACCGGGAAGTACGTGATCCCCGGAGCGGTCGACGCGCACACCCACATGCAGCTGCCGTTCGGCGGCACCGCGGCGAGCGACACCTTCGACACCGGCACCCGGGCGGCTGCCATCGGCGGGACCACGACGATCGTGGACTTCGCGGTGCAGCGCTACGGCGAGGTGGTGCAGGACGGGCTCGCCGCCTGGCACGGCAAGGCGGACGGCAACTGCCACATCGACTACGCGTTCCACATGATCCTCGGCGGGGTGGACGACGAGTCGCTCAAGGCGATGGACCACCTGGTCACCAACGAGGGCATCAGCAGCTTCAAGCTGTTCATGGCGTACCCCGGCGTGTTTTATTCGGACGACGGCCAGATCCTGCGCGCCATGCAGAAGGCCCGCGACAACGGCGCCATGATCATGATGCACGCGGAGAACGGGCCGGCCATCGACGTGCTGGTCAAGCAGGCCCTGGAACGCGGCGAGACCGACCCGGTCCACCACGGCCTGACCCGGCCGCAGGAGCTCGAGGCGGAGGCGACCAGCCGGGCGATCTGGCTGGCCAGCGTCGCGGCGGACTGCCCGCTCTACATCGTGCACCTCTCCGCGTCGAAGGCCCTGGAGCAGGTGGCCGAGGCCCGCGACCGCGGACGCAACGTGTTCGCC is part of the Actinoplanes missouriensis 431 genome and encodes:
- the hydA gene encoding dihydropyrimidinase codes for the protein MSKLIKGGTVVGPTGAILADVLIDGETIAAIYAPGRGPEGVETIDATGKYVIPGAVDAHTHMQLPFGGTAASDTFDTGTRAAAIGGTTTIVDFAVQRYGEVVQDGLAAWHGKADGNCHIDYAFHMILGGVDDESLKAMDHLVTNEGISSFKLFMAYPGVFYSDDGQILRAMQKARDNGAMIMMHAENGPAIDVLVKQALERGETDPVHHGLTRPQELEAEATSRAIWLASVAADCPLYIVHLSASKALEQVAEARDRGRNVFAETCPQYLYLTLEDQLGAPGFEGAKWVCSTPLRSKHESHRADLWQGLRTNDLSVVSTDHCPFCFKDQKELGLGDFSKIPNGIGTVEHRVDLIYQGVVDGKLSLARWVETIATTPARMFGLYPRKGVIAPGSDADIVLYDPNGRTRISVETHHMNMDHSAWEGWEIDGKVDTVISRGAVISAGGEYTGRAGRGRYVKRGLSDYLV